One Aegilops tauschii subsp. strangulata cultivar AL8/78 chromosome 2, Aet v6.0, whole genome shotgun sequence genomic window, ACACCAATACGAGAATATGATTAGAAGTGGAAAAATACCAAGATCCGTCCAAAATACCATCGATTGTACAATTAGTTAAAGACCCCAATACTATCGTTCTTCTGTAGACAATATCGATATATAGCCAACGAGAAGGCGGTTAAATTAAGAGATGGACTGATCTCAAGCATGAGCATTCACTGTTTAGATGTAATCCTTactaaaaccacatctaaaatTATTGGTAGGAAGATAGACACCAATAAGCGAGGGTGAGTAGAAGAAGAAAAGGCCAAGATCGGTCCAAAAGTTTGTCAGTTACATAATTAGCCGAAGAGCAAAACTATCGATCTTCCGTTGACAGTCTTTGCCAAGAACACAATACAAAGGGTTGTAAGCCATGTCTATACAAAAGCATAATTATGTTTCTGCAACACATATATGTTGGTAATTTTAAATGATAGTTCAAAAAATATGTCATCTAGAGCCGCGCAAACGCTCGGGTCGCACTGCTAGTTAATACGTAGAATATGAATCCAGACCTGTGGAATCCGTTTGTACTTCAACATATGCTGGTGTATATACAGATAACAGAACACTGTCCAGGTAATCGAGCAAATAAGAATGTCGCAACAGCAAACCAGCAGCAGTACAGGTGTAGGGTGTATGTGCACAGATCCAAAACAACGGAAACAAGGGGATCGAAATCCATGATACAGATGCAGCCTACAAGTTTCTATGCAATTCAGAATGTGTTTTTACAACCTTTTCTGTTCATCAACGCCGTAGTTCGAGTCACTTGATTGATTGTGCTTCTCTCTGCATCTCGCTGGGCAGTTTGGGATCAGGTTAGGTCGTCCTCGTCCAAGGAATCCCCGTCGTCACCTCCTACATCTTTCTTGATGGCCTGCAGGTCACCTGTTGGTAGCTTCCTTGCGAGCCGAATTACCTGCAGCGACCAATCACGTCAGCCCAAGTGAAGACCCAGGCACAATTGAAGTGAGATGGAATGGTCTTGTACTAGTTTGATAAGAAAATGAAATGTATCCTGTGATCACTACTGAAGCACACAAGACTGGCACAATAGAAATGGTAGAATCTGATGAATACAGTATTACATATTAATTAAAAGGAACATTCGCAATAGCATGTCGGCGCTTAGTCCCTTCTGAATACTTCACCGTGTACTGGTGCTAAGTATGTCACTTAGGCAAAAAGCAGATGAGGCAATGTAATTGTGGAGGAGAGAAGACTTTGGTGTCCTCAGAAATAAACGAATCCAGGCACAAGGCCCTGTGTATATTTTGACCCCGTTCATATCCCCTTGTCCTTGTCCCCTTGCTACCGCTTGAGCTTGCACAAAAGATCCTACAGCTAACTAAATGAACCTTAGAGACAACAAACTAGGCACCTATGAATTGGGGAGTTCAGTTCCCAGGCCTCCACACACACTAAGCACTTGCTCTAAGCACCTGTGCATTAGGAGAGGCCTTAGTTAACAATTCTAAGCAAATGCACCATCATAGATCATCTCATATAATCGATAGCCTTTTGACTAAGGATCTCAAAAGATATACCACATGGTCGAGGTGATTAATGGCACTTGATTGAGCAGCACGCTTGATTTCTTCAGCATCACCTTCCTCATAAGCAGACAGCAGTTTCATTGCACATCGATTCTGGTCACTACTCAGGAAGCCTTGAACCCTGCAACACAGAAAAAGAGGAAAGAAAAGTGATTTAATACAACCAACATAACACAAAATATGTTACATGCCAATGCAATACCAGTCTATCACCAACGCATAACTTACTCTGAGCAATCATTGTAGCATTTCTGAGCTTGTTGAAAATCATGTGCATAAAGGTAGATAATGATTGCACTCAGATAGGCCTGCACACATGGAACAACTCTGGATTAacactttttttttcaaaatcgtgGTACCTCTTAACTGAACAAAACAGAATGAATATAGTTTCATTTTGCACATCAATGTTTTATAAGGGATAAACTTCCAAGACCAGCTAGCATGCCATTATCTGTTAAGAAACTTTTCAGTTTTCACCACATAATCTTTCTCGCTGCAAGAATTATCTTGCCGaaagaaggaaaaaaacaaaGTTTCAGAATGTACACTCTATTCAGCGAACACATTTTGGTGAATACCAAGGTTTCCCTAAGAAACCTTGGAAAGTACAAATTTCTGAATAGCTAAGCACATTTTGGTGTAAATATTACCTTGCATTGGCTGTTGACGGCATTGCACTTATCAGCAGCTGAACCAAGTCTTAAATGGAATGCAGCGGCATCCGAGTACCTGTCAGAGATGGCCAAATATGAAATGACACATAAATCAGTACATAAACACGATTGCTAAAAATGCCAAGTGATGTATATGTGCATAAATGTCAGAAAAAGATCAAGGACATCGTGTGAACTGAAGAATCCAACGATAAATAAGGATGCCACTACAACTTCAAGAACATTTTAATCCACAAGTACATTCAGCAAACAGAACCATCAAAAGGTATGAGTGCAATAAGCTCTAATAATTCTAAGAAAAGCAATTGTTCGGGGAAGGAGAAAAAAAATGACCAAAACAAATAGGCAGGCACATACACAAAAAGGGCCTCCTGTGAATCTACTGAATAAAGGCGTGCAAGAAGGGAGCTGGGTTTGTTCCAAAAAAAGAGACTCAATCAAAACATACACAAATCCTAGAATAAGGATGTAAAAGCTCGTGGAATATAGGATCAACCAGTTCGGATTATTTTAGTAAGCAAATGTAAGCCCTTGCCGATTTCCATAAGTCTCTGCCTGCTTCTTTATGTTTGATGAACAAAACAGCATTCTTAGTTAAAGCAAAAATTGCAAGGATAGACCAAAAGACTGGGAATTAATCCCCAAGTACCAGAAAGGACTGTAGGAACCGAAATTGGTAAAGATGCCACCTATCATTGCCCACCATTTGGTGCGCGTGTAGCTTACTCCAATTCTGTTGGTGTTTACTGGGGAGTACTTATTCGAGTAGATATTGTATTACTCCCCTAGTGTTGCTCTCAAAGTTTTGGGATCTAGACTCCTTTTCTAAAATGTGCTTGCTCCAAAAGTAACAGCAAAGAACATACGAGTAAATGAATTCAAGAAAATCATGCATGACACATGACATGCCATGGATTTGTAAGAGGACATGCAAAAATGTAGTCTAATTCTGTGCAATCTTACTTCTCAAGCTTCACATATAAACTTGCAGCAGCACGGTACAAGTCAAAAGCCATCTGCTCCTTTCCATCTTCTTCTAGAAGTGTGCAAGCGTCATCATACAATTTAGTTGCTTCTTCTGGAGCTTTATCTTCCAAGGCACTGATATTATAATGATTAGACACATGAGCCTCGGAACGAATGATGATCGGATTGCTTTTGAATTACCTGGCACCCTTTGCAAGAGCATCAGAAGCAGGTTGTGATCTTCCACATTCACGGTAAAATTCTGATGCTCTGCGATAAAAGTCCGAAACTTCATTCCATAGTCCAAGCTCCTTTGCTAAAGCACCAGCATTTTCCATATGCTTAGCAGCATCCCACGGTCTAGGGAATTAGTCAAGGGTAAATTAGGTGATTGTTCAACGATGTGACAGCACAACAGAGAACAGACATAGATAAATTTTGAAGGATACGATGAGATCATTTCTTGTCCTTTTGAAGCCTTCTCAAATGCATCCTTTGCTTTCTCATTGTCCTTTCTGAATCTATAAGCAATTGCTTTAAAGTGGAGATGAAATTTCATTACATACAACGCAGGGGAGCAAACAGTGAAAGAGAATATACGAATATGGCGACAGCATACAAAGTCACTGACCAGCTTGTTCGTACAAGGCGGTAGCACTCTTCCAATCAGCATTCCATCTTGTAAAGCTCAGTTTGGTTCTGCAAAAGAATATATTAGGAAAAAGATTGTCCATATTCATTTAGCACATTAATGGATGCAAAAAGGAATTTCTTTAAATGAAATTGATTTGATACAGTAACATCAGTAAAAATACGAAAATCTGCATACTTAGCAAACACTCACGCGTTAAAAGTTAAAACAAACAGGTGGCAATGTAAATATATCGTCTAATAAGTATCTGAAATTCAGGCAATTGGGGGAAAAAAAACTTCTGAAAATAATTCCAATTACCATTAAGCATTAAGCAAATTTGTTTGCACTGGGGGGGGCGGGGGGCATCTCAAGTTATGTTTTGCATGTATAAACTATGTTGCGAAGAGACTATCATTTTTAAATAAACTGGTGAGCGTTTGAGAAACTACGAAGAACAAGAGGTTCACTTCTATGCAAGGCAATGTCCTCTTGTTCCCTGCAAGAAAAAAAGTGCTGTTGTTCTCATCTGCTATTACAATCGAAGTGGAGAATAGCCCAAGTTAAATTTCTGAATGTGCCGCATTAGTTAGTGCAGTGGATTTGGCACCACAAATTCCCCAACGGCCAATGTGCTAACATGCCCAACATGCTACACCACAGTAAGAAGCAACAG contains:
- the LOC109756297 gene encoding gamma-soluble NSF attachment protein, translating into MASSSADPEKLMAKADKLTKLSFTRWNADWKSATALYEQAAIAYRFRKDNEKAKDAFEKASKGQEMISSPWDAAKHMENAGALAKELGLWNEVSDFYRRASEFYRECGRSQPASDALAKGASALEDKAPEEATKLYDDACTLLEEDGKEQMAFDLYRAAASLYVKLEKYSDAAAFHLRLGSAADKCNAVNSQCKAYLSAIIIYLYAHDFQQAQKCYNDCSEVQGFLSSDQNRCAMKLLSAYEEGDAEEIKRAAQSSAINHLDHVVIRLARKLPTGDLQAIKKDVGGDDGDSLDEDDLT